One Periophthalmus magnuspinnatus isolate fPerMag1 chromosome 8, fPerMag1.2.pri, whole genome shotgun sequence genomic window carries:
- the LOC117375100 gene encoding neuropeptide B-like → MEMSVKLCCCITVFFVLLACSPTEGWYKQMAGGPSYYSVGRASGLLSGIRRSPYAKRGETQPTDSSESAANLLSELTPRSFFKTMPVCIKEITPNLQSCELFQELKGSFKCSAEVFLSLDAADCAAD, encoded by the exons ATGGAAATGTCAGTCAAACTCTGCTGCTGCATCACAGTGTTTTTCGTGCTTTTGGCGTGCAGTCCGACGGAGGGGTGGTACAAACAGATGGCCGGCGGACCAAGTTACTACTCAGTgggcagggcatctggtttgtTGTCCGGGATCCGGCGGTCTCCATACGCAAAGAGAGGCGAGACGCAACCGACAGACAGCTCAGAGTCAGCGGCCAACTTGCTTTCAGAACTTACGCCACGCAGTTTCTTCAAGACCATG CCCGTTTGCATCAAAGAAATTACACCAAACCTGCAGAGTTGTGAACTCTTCCAAGAACTGAAAGGCTCCTTTAAATGCTCGGCTGAAGTCTTCCTCTCCCTGGACGCAGCGGACTGTGCAGCAGACTGA